The region TATTATTTTTCTAAGTTATTCTGTGTATACAATAGGTTGGTTCTGAGGACACCCAGCCAGAGAGTTAACTAGGATATCTAGATATAAAATCGTAAGAAAACTATCATGACTAATTCTGAAATAGGTCAGAGTCTAGTAAATAATCAACAATTGTAGAATATTTTATTgtagaatttattttaatatggGATACTCTACTTAATATTTAAGCATTAAAGAATGTTCACAGGTGCTTTTCTAAAGTAATAGATTATGCATGTTTGCATATCACATAATATTTTAAGTGCATCTAGTATGTTTCTAATTAAAAGAAACACTTTGGGCATttgtgaatttaatttttttctatattaacTGGATTTCACATGATTGGATTTAACCAAGAACTtttattttgtaccagtactagggcttgaaatggcttgggctctgtctcttacTTTTCCTCttaaggcaggcattctaccatttcagggtttttagttgttaattggagatagtgggatgatttttggggggttggggggttaCAGAGTGTGAACATATATTTGCTTAAGATACTACATACTTCTAAAGCTAAATGTAATGCTCATATTATTAAACTTTAGTTGCTGACCTATATTTGTTAAAATGTGTATTTGATACAAAATATAACACATAATTTAAATGATTCATTAATTTTCAGATGCTTATCTACAGAACCTATAAGAAATCATAAACTGGATTAAGCATCTTTGTTCCAAGTGCTTTGTAATCTTTCTATGATCCCTATTAATTATTATGATTCACTTAAAATATGAGTaagatacatacaaatatattaagGGTATATGAGATATGCAAGTTAATAATCTATATTTATTGGTTAAAATACTGGTTATAATTACCCTTTCCACTCTTGTAACAGACTGTTAATGGTTCCCTTCAATACTGTCTTCTGAATGTCTTGAGgctgtaaggaaaagaaaataatcaagttTGGTAAAATCTTTATGTGCTACCTGTATTACATATCAGTTTCAATAATTAAAAACAGACTTGATGGCTACTGACAGAATagtattcatttttcttcttaaagctCTAGGAAGCAAAAAAATGATATACAATTCCAGTGAGTATGCTCCCTAGTATGTGCACTGTACAAATGCAAAAATATGTACAGTGGTCCTTTGATGATCAACAATTACACAACTGGAAAACAATAGTTTTAATGGAAGACTCTAAGAGAAAGATTAAACTTATGTGCTGACTGCACACACAATGTGTAGTCAAAAGAACACATCACAACAGACAGTCTGACAATATTTGGTAACTTCCAAGATAGCTATGTTTCAAACCTCTTtctaaccatttttttttagtttttggtctTTCATGATAACATTTGAAGAGCTTAAGCTTTTTTTAttggctctttttctttcattctattttcttATGATTAGGTTTTTGGTAGACTCATAAATGATATCTCATTGCATGACAtcaagaagcacctttgtcatcTGTCAATCTGGCAATTTAGTTAACTATGATAATGATTGCCTCTGTTATGGTGATCATGATATTATCATATGATTATGATAATGATTGCTTCTATGATGGTTGTAcatctcagtttttaaaatttattttttattgttgttttagaggtaatatacagtggggttacctttacatatgtcaggtgataaatacatttctttccttttgcttagtatcaactttcctcattctctctcattcccttcctcccatctccactcgagttgcttggttcactttctcaatgtccagtgcagctgaTGGGCCCTGCTGCTCACATTTTCACCTTCTTTCCACTGATTCTGTGCCCCCCTTCCCTaaagtgtgcatgtgtatacaccataCATGAGGTAAAGGATACAGAGTCATCTAAAAATGGTAAGTCAAATTAAGaaaaggtcctttgtttccttatctttggagttgtTTCCAATATGTAcgttattttatatacatatgaagagatgCTTAGGTATTacaatttggtgcttttctcctaagactatccctttttggtctcactgtgtgtgggtATCTAGAATCTTCTATACTTTGTCATATTtcattgtgttttgaatctaacaactgcatatcagggagaccatgtgctgtttgtctctctgatcttggcttacctggctcaacattatttgttctacccatttccctgtgaatgccattattttttcctttctaatggctgtgtaaaattccattgtgtataggtaccacagtttttggatccattcatctattgtggggcatctgagttgtttccatcttttggctattgtgaatagcacAGTAATGAACATGGAAGTCCAGGTGTCCTTGTTGTATCCTGGTTCATGATGctcaagatagatgcctaggagtggaatggctggatTGTAGGGAATATCTATGGTCAGTTTTTTGAGAAATTTCCagactgcttgccagagtggttgtattagtttacattcccaccaacagtacagtagggttcctttttctccacatccctgccaatgtaaatctcaatttttaaacattttaattcctTGTATGCTCACTAGCTCacactttttatttcttgtttaaaatatatttttcaattatctattttttattagcatggaTTCAAATGTTCTTATTTTTCACAATGGTTATAATTGATTGTTATTTTATCAAACAAACTGCTTTATATTTGGCCACTGGGTGAGCTGGTTCTTATGATATGCCTGTCCCATTTTCTTACTAATACACTTTACTTTCTAGAAAAGTCTTAGATTTACAGAAAACTCATGAGAAAGTACAGAGTAGTATATTTGTAATAATCAATGAGAATTTCAATTACATTAACTATAACATCATATCAgagtttttaatatagttatgttataaagtgattttttactttttctttgaaaaaagaagagaaacagaattGTACCATTTATGTATCCATAAATAATACTTACAGTACTAAGTAAGGCATCATACACAGCATTCACAAATTTAGCATTAATCCCAGAGTCTTCAATGGTATTAAATAAAGCAGTGGCGTCTTTCTGTAAGTGTAATTGAAGAATTTACTGTAACATTTTAAGAACTATTTTTTTGGTAGTATCTGAATCACACTATTCTCTGagaatttttctattttgtaCAAGTATTATGGAAAAAAAGAACCATtatctaggtgccagtggcttacacctataatcctagtgactgaggaggctgagatctgaggatcatggtttgaaagctagcctgggcaaaaaagtctgagtgatgctatgtccaattaactagaaaaagaaagaaagaaggaaaggaagaaggaagaaagaaagaagtgaaaggaaagaaaggaagtcagccagccagccagaaaactgggggtgtggctcaagtggtagagagccagctgtgagtgaaaaaagaaaaatccagtgagaggctgaggctctgagtttaagccttaaaaactaaaaaagtgaAGTCAATCATTAATAgcaatacaaataaatacaatatttaaGGTACTATTTAAGTAATATTTGTTAtacatatgatttaaaaaatcaatacatttgtttttatttaaaaacttgtTTCATGTTGGTAATGAGATAAAGTCATATGTTTTGGAAAATGTTAGACTAATAAtgaatgaaagtttttttttttttaaatatattcttacCTTAAATGCAGTATTTAATCCTGGGAAAGAATCAAATGTTGTCAGATAAAAATCATGTACTGTTTTCCAATCCCCTGATGTCTTAACTTTTTCTACATCTTCCCTAAAATAGAAATATACATTAGCCGTATATAGAAATATTGTTCAGATAAAAGtgtcatttattttacatatacatGTTATCAATTATGCATTCTGAAGTATTGAGACCAGAGAGAAAAATCGAGTTGTTAATATAAACATAGTTTACGAAAAATATAATTCTTAACTGGATTATGATGTTAATCAAGCTTCAACTTTCCCATTTACCTCTGTAAAAAAAACAAGTTTATCTTGCAAAACCATTcggtttaaaccaactgaacaactcatggggggagagacaaaggggaggaggggaggtgggaggggggaatgagggaggaggtaacaaacagtacaagaaatgtacccaaggcctaacatatgaaaatgtaacctctctgtacatcactttgacaataaataagaaaaaaattaaaaattaaaaaaagaaattcaaacatAAAAAAACACAAGTTTATTCTTGCCATGTCCTTTCTAATTGtcattctatttcttcttcttcatagTCAAGCTGGAGGAGATTTTGTTTATTCTCTGTATCTCTAATTTTCTCATTCCTACTTAGTCCTTAGAGTTTTTGAGTGGTCACATAACTTTTACAGTATGTGTAAAATAGTAGttggatttgttttttaaaatgtcatggttttataattttatcataatctttaatctttttttttgcctgtttggattcatttttttagttagtgtttcttttcttttgcttgaatGTATCTAACCTTTACCTGATAGTCATACACTTGTTTTCAACTTCAACTTGAGATACATTTGTGTCTTTACTCTTGATTTTATATTAGCCTACAAGTTTGATGAATTTTTCATACAATATATTAAATAATGTAAAGCATAGAATGCAGATAGCTAAACGTCTACATAATAAAGTGAGATGAAACTTACTGAAAGTCTTTCATAGTTTTGGGCTGGATAGGAAGGAGTGGTTCTGGAAGAATTGGGGGCTTCATCTCAGATGACAATACATCAATAGAGATTCGCTGCTTTTGTCTAACATCAACGCAAATTGGTGGTAGGTCTCTCACTGTAAAGTATCAGAAAGCATTCAATGTAATTAATCATAAAACTTCAAAGTTACCAAGTGCCAGGCTCCTTCAACATGAAcagaaagcaattttttttattacattctCTTTGGGATCACAAAACAGAACattttatcacagtgaagggcACTTACCAGCAGCAGGCTTCCCCTCACCTTGCTACGTCACTCACAGCACCTACTAAGCTGTACTTACATTAATGTGTGGATGTTAAAGTGATAGCAAAGTTTACTGAAAATATATACTTTCAATAGATTGAAAAGCAGGTAATCTCTAAAGTGAGGATCATTTAATGTGTATATTTAATAGAGTTTCTTCCCTATCTCCATTCCCTCCAAATCTACTTAGCAATCGAATTTAGTTTTTTCCCCCAACTGCCTTCTTAACATTGTCTTTCAAGAAATATTCCAGAGAGGTTCAATATTTTAGTGTTTATTAGATTTAGAATATATGCATATCATGTCCTATATAATTGTTGTATAACTATTTACCAATTTACATGagctttaatttaaaattttttttgcagtgctaagGACTGAGCATACAGCTTGTACACGacaggcatgtgctctaccactaagttacatcTACAGCCTtggatgaatttattttttttaatattttctagtaTGTTTGCCTTTTTGTTACATTTCATGGCCTTTAAATtgtaatataaacaaatacatgaaaGTAACAGAAATATATGACAGCATATTATTTATTATGAGGCAATTCCATCTCTGAAATCACTACTAGCCAAGGAAGCCAGTACTAGTCAAGAAATAGAATTTTAACCAGTTTTCCCTTTGCTCTAATTACCTATAAGCTGGGAACTTACAGTACctactttcattttaatttcttcctctcaaattttaatttttcttcatttctccttaaattttaaacatttacttCAATCTTTTGATTCTCTTAAGGCTTTATATCTATTTATAATGTTCCTTTTATTTCAAGTATTCTAATTCTTCCCTGTAATGAAATTTCTAAATTAGGACCTAAtttgatcttttattttattttttatttttatttttgccagtcctggggcttggactcagggcctgagcactgaccctggcttctttttgctaaaggctagcactctgccacttgagccacagagccacttctggcctttttatatatgtgtggtgctgaggaatcaaacccagggctgcatgtatacgagacaagcactctaccactaggccatattcccagcccataatttgATCTTTTAAGTGCTATTATAATTTCttaatgtatttttgtaaattttgaagtaggattttatcttttttgtgtggACAATTTTCATTAATTGCCTATTACTTAATTCCTTATTTACTTTATTACAATATAAATTTGTATAAAACTACAGACTTTGATCACACTAGTTTTCTcttgctaatttttattttaaaacagtgtTTCTAAGCTTTCAGAacccaaacttttttttccccccaggcctagggcttgaacacaggtcctgggcactgtccccgagttcttttgctcaaggctagcactctacccacttgagccacagcactacttctggctttttctgtttatgtggtacggaggcatcaaacccagggcttcaagcatgctaggcaagcactctatgactaaaccacattcccagtccagttaAACTCTTTTTGTTGCTTTTATGTATAACATAAAATATTTGGTGGCTTGCTTTCTGAGATTACCAAACACTATCTCCCTCTCTCTATTTTCATCTCTATTGTTCCTGATTTGATTGTAGGCTCAGTACAGGGTCCTGGACTGAAAGACTACTAGGTAGCTTTGAGATTGCTGCATGGGATCTCCACATTCACCTGCTCTTGAGATAATTCTTTCCAGTATCAGCTTTTGTTCTAAAATCAGCTTTCTGAGCTTTGCAGTGACTTATCTGTTGCTTGAAGCTCTATGGCTCTTACCAGATAGTCGTGATGCTTCCTTCTGGCACCTCTTGTCCAGAAGCTAACAGTATGAAGAACTTACAGTTTTGGTAATTtgtcctttttatcttttttttttcaaatttttattatcaaactgatgtacagagaggttacagtttcatacgttaggcattggatacatttcttgtactgtttgttaccttgtccctcataccccccctcctccccttttcccttcccccccctgaggtgttcagttcacttacaccaaacagttttgcaagtattgcttttgtagtcgtttgtctttttttaccctgtgtctttcaattttggggctgaggatatggcctagtggcaagagtgcttgccttgtcctttttatctttaaggagttatgTAGACATTTTATCAGCCAATTTCATTGTAAATTACTTCCATGATCTTAAATGTTATGTTCATAGTTCCTCTCCATGTTTTTATGCTGGGATTCAGAGAGATTAAAACCCAGTGCTGTTTCTCCTGCTACCTTCACAGACACCATTTGCCCTTTACCTTTTATTTTGGAAACAAaaaaataggtaggattacaggcatgaaccactagtgcccagtatGTTAtgcttttttatactttttatcatACATGAAGTTATTTTGTATATTGCAGCATATATGGCTTGTGTATATGGTTCTACTGACATATCTATCACTGTTAGCATCACCAACTTTCAACATGTTTAATAGTATATACCATTATCTGGTAAGGTAGCAGGTAGTAATAGAATAATATAACTACTATAGTAGTAATATATAGTACTATCTGGAAAGAGATGATGGTGGATTAGACTGGAGTGGTAGAAATAAGAAACTGTCCTGTTTATGACATAATATGAATGCAGATAATACAATATGCTGCTGGAAGATATGCTTAGAGAGGTAGAAATGCATTTCTTAAAGATAGATGCCAAAGATAATATCAACAGTTTATTTAGCCTGACCCTACTGAAATGCAGAGCACCAGCAGAGTAAGGTTTTTTCCTCTTGTGAGGGAAGAGGAATGATGAACATGTTAATGATAAGGTGATTACTAGATATGTAAGTGCAGACACTGAGTAGATAACTGAATGTATGAGTCAAGTACAGGAAAAACGTGATGGCTTAATGTATAGAAGGTAGTAACTATGGGATTAAAGAGACCCATAAGAGAGAGTAAATAGAGAAAGCAGCATGAAAACTGAATTCTGATGAGATGAAGcaatatttatttgaatatttatttcattaattttcacTTATTTCATAAAGAAAACAGTAAGGGCTATAATTCCTGAGTATATAACCTTGACTTTATCACTCAGATGATGATGAACTGCTATTCTCATAGTTGCTATTTTCTTAAACTAGTAGGTCTAGCTTCAATTTTTCAAagctgtttttttaattaaagaggcTATTTATAAATTTTCTAAACCAGTGTgcttaaatttctatttttaagtctATTTTTGTTGCATAATAGTTGCGAAAATGGACTTCATAATTTCTCATATGAGCaatttattaaaaacatttttatctctattgtgaATTCTTGAATTTTAAAACAGCTATCTTCTATTTGACGATTACAAAGTCAGCTCTAGGAAACATAATAATTAATGGGGAAATATTAACAAGCATTCTTTTTCAGATATAACAAAATAACAGGAACAAGCCTAATATCAGCACTTTCATTCAACTATGTTCTAGAGGTTTCAGTGagagagacatttaaaaaaagtattaaagaCACTCAGAATTGGAAATCACAAAGAATCTAGGGATACATATTCAAAGATAAGTGAATTTAGCCTAGTGGATGAAAaagtcaatgttttttttttttgtgtgtgtgtgtgtgtgtttttttggctagtcctgggccttggactcagagcctaagcactgtccctgacttctttttgctcaaggctagcactctgccacctgagccatagcgccccttctggccgttttctacatatgtggtgctggggaatcgaaccaagagcttcatgtgtaggaggcaagcactcttgccactaggccatattcccagccctaaaagtcAATGTTCTAAATGAACTGAATTTCTAAATAGTAGCAACAGATAGTAAACCCAATTTAGcagaagaaaaattttatttttgtattaagtACTAATTAATAAATTGTTAAGATCTCTATGGACAAAGTACTGGAACTCTGTCAAAGGTATGTAGATCTAAGTAAatataaggaaaggaaagggtaaaACTTCTCTTACCACATTAATGCTAGAAATGTTAAATACCATAAAGAAGTCAATTTTCCCCACTTGATCTGTAGAGTCCATGCAATTTGATTAAAATCCCAGCAACACTTTGGAGTTTACAACAGTGGATTGTAAAAGGAAGGCCAAAAGGACAAGAACTGCCAATATAtttctataaaaaagaaaaagaagggctgggaatgtggcctagtggcaagagtgcttgcctcctacacatgaagctctcggttcgattccccagcaccacatatggaaaacggccagaaggggcgctgtggctcaggtggcagagtgctagccttgagcgggaagaagccagggatggtgctcaggccctgagtccaaggcccaggactggccaaaaaaaaaaaaaaaaaaaaaaaaaaaaaaaaagaacaaaaagaaaaagaagtaggatCTTGTTCTACCAGATATCAACACTTTTGAAGCTATAGTAACTAAGACAGTATTATAATGATGTGTTATCAGTGAACCAACAGGATATAGAACTCAGAATCATACCTATACATGTGTGAAATTTAAATGTATGTTTGATAGCTGGTAAAAACAATGGATGTGAAAATGTGGTTAGCCATGTTGAATCAAAATGAAGTTGTGCCACTTGCTAAGTTTAAGAGGGTTTAGTCattatcttttgtatttttagcCTTACCTTATTTTTCTATCCTGATAGACTGATAACAAGAATATAAGACCATTGTTATATTTCCTGAGACCTGCtcaattgcttttgtagtctgtTTTATAGATTCTAAATGTATGTAATTAGAAATAACAGTTTACTAAGGTagactgattttatttctatttaatagGCTACATTTTCAACTAAGGAAACACAGTAATCTCAATAATCACAACAGTgatgttttcctttcctccttctcattcAGTATCTATCTGTGTATCCTTGGACTTATCAACAACTTCAATAGGCTAAGGCAAACCTAATGAGTATGGAAACATGTTACTAGGAGAATGCATTTGAAGGGTGCATTGTCTCTGGATTCTACCATTCTCTGCTTCCCAGCTtctatgaggtgagcagctttacTTCTGCGACATTCTCCTGGATGTGATGTTCAGCCTTGCCTCAGGCCCACATGTGATAGGGCCAAGTGATCGGAGGCTGAAACTTTCAAAAttgtgagtcaaaataaatctttcctccttcaagtagattttctcaggtatttttgtcATAGCAAAGAAAAAGTGGTTAACACAGGTATATCTTAAAGTAAACTTTCATGTTAGAAGTTAAAGATGTCAGTTTTTCATATTcaacagaaacatttttttaagctttaCTATATAGCATAATTACTTGGAAAGTTTATTGAAACAGGTTACTTGGCTCTCCCCTGAGTATGTGGGGCACAAGATTTGATTTCTAATATGCTCTTAGATGATTCTGATGATGACTGTATTGAAACAAACTGTTCAATGGTTTTAGATGAGATGACTGTGGTACTGATAATACATAACAGGTTATTAAATTCTCTTAGTTTAGATCTAGAAATGATTTTATATCCTTtactaaatatgaaaatatttgattTCTAGTCATTTGTACTATAAGCACAAATTGGAAAAAGGTTCAATTTCTTAGCAAGCAAAATTCAGTAtttttgcaaattatttttaaaataattttattgttactactaAGATGTAGTACAGAGggactaccatttcataagtcagataatgagaacatttcttttattgaacaatgtcaccctttccttcacttttcccctcccatccctgcccacaagttacacaggcatatatacataatgtatattgaatAGCATGAGTGCATTTATTCATCCTCCCTCcctattttaaaagtttataaaaaaaacTATCACAAATCATTAGTCTTCTAAAACAAGTTACATCATGCCACCCTCTGAAGTATTTTAGATGAGACTATGCCAAGACCTTTCATTTGAAGGTATTTTTCTTGAGTATCGTATTCTTATAtaggaaaaaaagtttttaaaaagctttgtAAAAGATTTTAAGTCCTGCATAGTGTAAATTAATTCTAATTACAAGGTGAATTATTTTACAACACCCATCCTTTGGAAATTTCTACCAATGAGGAAGAAAAGGGCATTTCAGCAGGAAATAAGTGACAGTTGTTTCCTTTCCTCAACAATGGTCTTCTCACAATTATCTCTTGTGGTTCCTCTacagtttttcttcctcttcaccaGGCTCACCTTATCCTATCCCTTTTCTCAACCTGGCTAAAAACACCCACTATTAAATGCAAACAGATGAATTCAAATATAAATTAACTTATTCACAAACCAAACATATACACATTTTAATACCCACTCACTTTTATTAATATCATGctgagaaaaaaagtgaaatctgAGTTATTAACAAATTAGATTTTGGCAGAGGCTGAGGGTGGGGAGGTTCTTATATAAGGGAAATAGTAATACAAAGACCAGGAGGATTAAAGGTAGAAGTGAGAACCATAGGCCTAGATTGAGTCTAGTTTTAGTTCAGAAGGTAACTTGTACTAAAGAGTAATGCACAATGTTAACATACTATGTTAATAAAACTTGACTCTGAAAGAAGGGCTAAATCCTTTATTCAAGTCAGTGAATGAAAGAGAAACTACAGGATGTGACATTCagttattaagaaagaaaaataacagctcACAGCTGCTCTCAAGTCCCTGAATTGTCTCGGCATTGTTTCCCAAGGCAGGCTTTCTGCCTGGTCTCACAGATGTTTATTAAAATCtaattcaaaagagaaaaatcaataactATGGTGATGGAGATTAAGTAAACCTCAAAGTGATATCATAAATAGAATAGGAAAATCTTTGTTCTGTCATGTGCAACTTTGTCTGCAATATGGGAGATTATAATAcattgaaaaaaggaaaaaaatatatttatcagTGAAAAACCTGTTATTTAGTTTTCATTCATCCAATACTTTGGGAACATTCTGTGCTAAATTGATAAGCAGTAATCATTTTCCCTTTTAATATACTGTTGCCAATTTTAGTTGGTTGCTTAGAAACATTAAGTAAAACGCCTGAAGCCAGTGTAAGAATAAGGGCTGTAGTAAGGGCTGGCagtatatttaaaatgtgaagaTCATTATCCAACTATGGATAAGGGTATTAAGATCATTAGCTAATTTTTGCAAGCTCATTGCTTTCATAAGCTGACTGGTAGGAAGCATCATATGTAGTTTTCCACAGTTACAATCACCAAAATGAAGCCctgacataaaaacaaaacaaacataattttcttctttttttattgctaGGGCTAggatttaaactctgggcctcatgcttgctcagcttgcttattAAGCTTACTTGCTTTAACTACACCTCCAACCCAGTTttatgatggttattttggaggagtttctcagacatttttttttgcgtgtcagttgtagggcttgaacccagggcctgggcgctgtccttgagctcttctgctcaaggctaccattctaccactttgttGAACCGcagcttcacttcttgctttctggtggttaattgaagataagagactttcttatcctggctggctttgaattatgatcctcagatctcagcctcccaagaagctgggattacagatgtaatctATTAACTCCCAGCTAAAACTTAATTCTCTTCcatgcatttgattttttttttcttttctgagactGGGCCTCACTAGGTTGtttaggctgcccttgaactcttGTTCCTCCAATTACTACCATACACAGCAACATTATTTAAGTGGTCACATGAAGATTGTTCCTGGATAACCAGGGCAGATGGCAAGGGAAGCATGCAGATTAAATACAGGTGGAATCTGGGCTTGCTTTTTATCCTCTTAACTGAAGGAAAGGAAGTAATGACATGAAAATAGTCCTGCTGATAACATACTCTTGCAAAATGCTATACCAGAAGTTCCATAAGTAATGGAAAAGTATCAGCCTTGGAAGTAAGGGACTGGATCCTATTGCTGACTGAATAAGTAACTTTATTAAACTTAAGAAAGTCATTGAAATTCTAAAAATCTATCACTAATTTTTTTCATGGGATGGAATTCTATAAAAGTACGAGCTATTCTGGGCAAGGAAAAGAACTAATAATTAAAGTCATGATTGCATATGCAAGATATTCaattgcatatttttattttttaatttttatttattgttttgaggtTCTAGGTACTTGGGTACACAGGCcagaaggatctcaagtttgagacaAGTCTGGTTTACACagtaagtttgaggtcagcctagtcAATTCAGTGAGACATCGCCTCAAAGTAAAGTGAAAAGCGGCTGGGATGTTCAAAGTTATGATGGTTGCCTATCATTCTTGAGATGTTGGTGATGAgacaaaggaggagagaaggaaggagggaggaaagaaggaaaaaagggagggaggaagggggaaaggaagaaagagggggacAAAAAGG is a window of Perognathus longimembris pacificus isolate PPM17 chromosome 2, ASM2315922v1, whole genome shotgun sequence DNA encoding:
- the Hectd2 gene encoding probable E3 ubiquitin-protein ligase HECTD2 isoform X4, which encodes MSEAGREPLPAAPPAVAAAASEEKKGKEPERERLPPIVSAGAAAGLDRGAKGQMPPFSSFVSTVSQKKEAAENRSSPTHLVFPNIKNVRDLPPICVDVRQKQRISIDVLSSEMKPPILPEPLLPIQPKTMKDFQEDVEKVKTSGDWKTVHDFYLTTFDSFPGLNTAFKKDATALFNTIEDSGINAKFVNAVYDALLSTPTK